One genomic region from Saprospiraceae bacterium encodes:
- a CDS encoding IgGFc-binding protein: protein MHLWTLPGGCGDGTFDQIPPVHSLGNRYFIVRTQGNSISEQSTIVATEDRTAITINRYNAAVVLTSTMNILASAGNFLTIANGDGTTPFPWPKLQVIKNWLYLPVQLNLVKWIYQQAFQFLLL from the coding sequence GTGCATTTATGGACGCTCCCAGGAGGTTGTGGTGATGGTACTTTTGATCAGATTCCTCCTGTGCATAGTTTGGGGAATCGCTATTTTATCGTGCGCACTCAGGGAAATTCCATCAGCGAGCAATCTACCATAGTGGCTACAGAAGACAGAACGGCTATAACAATCAATCGATATAATGCAGCGGTGGTTTTAACATCAACAATGAATATCCTAGCATCTGCCGGAAATTTTTTGACGATCGCGAATGGCGATGGAACAACACCTTTTCCGTGGCCGAAATTGCAAGTGATCAAAAACTGGCTGTATTTACCGGTTCAGCTCAATCTTGTGAAGTGGATATATCAACAAGCTTTCCAGTTTCTTCTCCTGTAA